atatttatatatactataaaactataattcattatattatatatatatatttttttttttaaaacagttaaccagtttttattaaaattataaacaatgtttacaactttaaaattaagcaaacgtgcattgcatgttgcttctacctagtatatatatatatatatatatactataaaactataattcattctatatactatatactagatacaagcaacatacaatatgcacgtttatttagttttatttatagaatttattaattatttttattatatttatattaatgtcatatagattttgaaataaatatcctattttaattaaataatttatttatttttgtttaaatttatgtttgttctagtttttgaatttgggagtgataacaagatattatatattatatgtttaatgtaatattaaatattatacgtggattttaaatttaagtttcttgctagtttttaaaaaaataaagcaatttgtttctaattcacagtagattatttatacatttaatatgatattattctaataagtgagtttaagtttaattaaattttatttaatttataaaacgtatgattttattatttttaaataattatcattgtaaaatatctcaaaaatatcatattttaatttgtttaatttttttatttttttttgatcaagaagaatagAAAAGCTTCATTGAACAAATGAACCAACCAATTACAAACAAACTTCAGCTACAAAAACTACATCAGACTATAACTGGCCAAACCAGCCATTAATTACAAAGAAGCTTACGAATATACAATTGATCTTGAGCTGTATTATATCTGTTAGACACTAAGTAAAGCCTATGTTTAGTAGTGAATTTAATTTCCTGAACCAGATTCCAAATAGAGGAGGAGTAACCATCAAAGTAACATCTGTTTTTGTTGGCCCATATGCTGTAAATGGTTGCTGCAAACACCATGATAACTATATTAGACTTAGTACCTCTCCTAGCTCTTGTAAGCCAAACCAGCCAGCAATTAAAATCCAAAGGCCAAGTTGCAAAACCCAACCAATTGAATATCATATTCACCAGCCGAGAGGATAGACAACACTCAAAAAACAAGTGAGCATGATTTTCCTGGTAGCATTCACAAACCGGACAGGACAGAGAATTCAAAGGGATATGCAGCCTATTTAGGTTATCCCTAGTTAGTAATTGAGAATTAATCACTTGCCACAGCATAAACCTGTGTTTAGGAAGGATTATTCTGCTCCAAACAGTCCGAAAATACTCATCTTTTTGCTGAGTCAGAAGACTATTATATAGCTTCGAAGACAAGAACTTTCCCTTCATACCAGCAGCTGAAATGGCAGCAGAACTGAAGTAATTTTTCAGATGACACAATTTCCGCCAGTACCAGCTACAGTCCCCCTTTAAATCATAGTTCCAAAAGTTCTTATCTTTCAAATAAATGGAATTAATCCATTTAACCCACAGTAAGTCTGGTTTGGAAGATAAGGCCCAAATATACTTAGCCAGAACAGACCGGTTCCACAAAGATCCATCTCTAAACCCCAAGCCACCATAAGCTTTGGGAAGGCTAGCTTTTTGCCAAGACGGGATATGTAATTTGCTCCTCTGCCCAGAAACTCCCCATAGGAACCCTCTACAAAGTCTTTCAACTTCCTTGACTACACTTTGGGTCCAAACAAAAATAGACATCCAGTAGTTACGAAGCCCGAGAAGAACAGAATTAATAAGTTGAATCCGGCCAGCAAAGGAGAGGTGTCTACTAGCCCAGTTCTGAATCCTCAATCTAAACTTCTGAATGAAAATCTCACAATCTAAATGTTTCCATTTTGAAGGCCTCATTGGAACCCCAAGATACCTTAGGGGAAAGGAACCCGCTGAAAGGTTAACTTCTTGAGAAATTCTGTTTCTATCCGTCAAAGAGACTCCTCCGaaaaaaaatatgagatttaCCAGTATTAATGTTCAAACCAGAAGCAATTGCAAAATCATCAAGCACCCTCTTAACACTCCTAACAGCTGATAGAGTACCCTTGCAAAAAATAAGCAAGTCATCCGCAAAGCACAAATTAATGAGCTTTAGACTCTTGCACATTGGATGAAAACAAAAAAGGGAGTTAAGCACTGCATGTTGAAGACTTCTAGTCAAATACTCCATGATGAGCACAAATAAAAGGGGTGACATAGGATCACCTTGTCTCAACCCCTTCCCCCCTCTAAATTTGCCTTGAATTCTGCCATTCATCACTAGAAAATAGGTGGTATTCCTAACACAAGACATAACCCAGCCTATGAACTTCATGGGGAATTTTAATGCTTTTAACAAGCCTTCAAGAAACAACCAATCTACGGTATCGTAAGCCTTGCTCAAATCTATCTTTATGGCGCATCTCGAAGAAGTGGAAACTCTCCCATAATTTTTAATAAGGTCTTGACAAATCATGATATTGTGAGCAATAGATCGACCTTGAATGAAAGCACCTTGATTGGATTGAACAATCACTGGCAGAACAACAGCCAACCTCTTACATATCAACTTAGCCATGCATTTATATAGTGTGGAGCAGCAAGCTATTGGCCTATAGTCAATAGCCCGGGAAGGATTAGCAATCTTAGGTATCAATGAAATGGTTGTTTCATGAAGTTTAGAAGGGAAATTTCCAGACTCAAAACAGTAAGAGATAGCCGAACAAACCTCTTCACCTATCTTACTCCAGATAGCTTTAAAGAAGCCGGACCCATATACCCATCAGGACCTGGGGATTTAGTATTAGGAATACTAAATAACGCCTCCCGAATTTCCTTCTTAGAGAAAGGTCTCAAAAGCGAAGCTTGCTGCTCAACTGAAAGTGTCGGACCTAAGTCAATATGCTGGATATTAACCCTGCCTGAAGCCGAACTAGGACTGCCTGAACAAGCTTTAAAATGACCCAAAAAATGAGAGACCACTTCTATATAGTTATCAACTAACTGCCCTTCCTCTGTCATAAAAGAAACTATCCCATTCTCAGCTTTACGCTTCTTAAGGAAAGCATGAAAAAAAGATGTGTTCAGATCTCCTTGTCTTAACCAAGTTACTTTACTTCTTTGAATTAAAAAACTCTGATATAACCTCTCCTGAACAGAAAACTCCCCTGCTGTAGTCCTCTCAGCCTCTTGATAGCATGAATCAAGGGGATGAGCTTGAGCTTGCAGCTGAGCAACTTGATAAGCAGCCTTGGCCTTATGATAGTTAGCTTGTAAATCTCCTATTCTGTCCTTATTAAAAAAGTTTAGGCAATGCTTTAGCCTCAACAGCTTAAGAAAAATTGCATTCATACCATAAGCTGTAATTGGGCATCTCCAGCTTTTTAAAACCAACTCAGTGAAATCCTTGTGCTCTGCCCAGTAGTTGTAATAGCGAAAAAGTTTGGAACCCAACTGCTCAGAATTCTGAATGCTAACCAGACAAGAACAGTGATCAGAGATGCCTTCCCATCTATATATTGCTGTAGACTGAGAGAACAGATCAAGCCACCTTTCATTGCTCAAAACATGGTCAATTTTCGAATATATCCTTGTGGCACCCTCTTGGTTATTAGACCACGTGAAATAGGAGCCAATACCCCGAAGAGGTTCAACCTGAGCACTTGCCAACCAATTTAAAGAATCATGTAATTCTGAGTCTGAAACAGCCTTGCCTCCAGCTCTGTCATTGCCTGAAAGAGGGGCATTAAAATCACCAAGATAGATCCAGGCTTTAGGCATGTGATAAGGTCTCTGTAACCCTTCCCAAAGACACCTCCTACCCTCAATCGAATTAAGACCATAAACAAATGTGACCCCAAATTCCTGCTGCATTCCCAACATCTTCACCTGACAATGAACTGCTTGAGAGGATTCCTCTAAAATGATGGTTTTAACAAACAATCTTCTCCACATAACTAAGATACGACCTTCAATGAGGGAACTAGTGTGATAATCCTAGTTAGGAAAATGGTTTTCCATGAATTTACTAATTTTGCAACCCTTCAGTTTAGTCTCCAAAAGACCACAAATTCCCACTTTGTATTTATTACATAAAGCATTAACTGGGCTCTGTTTATTGACTTTATTTAGCCCTCTAATATTCCAACTTAAGATGTTGCAGCTATCCATAGGAGGAGCTAGGATTCAAACTGCCTTCCTTGTTAATCACCACTGTTTCTTGCAGAATTTCAAACTTGTTCAGATCTTTAGTTT
The genomic region above belongs to Humulus lupulus chromosome 1, drHumLupu1.1, whole genome shotgun sequence and contains:
- the LOC133815461 gene encoding uncharacterized protein LOC133815461, yielding MAKLICKRLAVVLPVIVQSNQGAFIQGRSIAHNIMICQDLIKNYGRVSTSSRCAIKIDLSKAYDTVDWLFLEGLLKALKFPMKFIGWVMSCVRNTTYFLVMNGRIQGKFRGGKGLRQGDPMSPLLFVLIMEYLTRSLQHAVLNSLFCFHPMCKSLKLINLCFADDLLIFCKGTLSAVRSVKRVLDDFAIASGLNINTDCEIFIQKFRLRIQNWASRHLSFAGRIQLINSVLLGLRNYWMSIFVWTQSVVKEVERLCRGFLWGVSGQRSKLHIPSWQKASLPKAYGGLGFRDGSLWNRSVLAKYIWALSSKPDLLWVKWINSIYLKDKNFWNYDLKGDCSWYWRKLCHLKNYFSSAAISAAGMKGKFLSSKLYNSLLTQQKDEYFRTVWSRIILPKHRFMLWQQPFTAYGPTKTDVTLMVTPPLFGIWFRKLNSLLNIGFT